From a single Candidatus Defluviilinea gracilis genomic region:
- a CDS encoding metallophosphoesterase: MKILAVSDEVIERLYNLCASGQFKEVELIAGCGDLPYTYLENIVSMLNVPLFYVPGNHDPAFSPTNPLAHAEGGSNIDLKLVRHKRFLIGGFGGSIRYRPDGVNQYSQAEAYFRAWRLLPALLVNRVKFGRALDLLITHSPPYGIHDEESQAHRGIHAINWLLQIAKPRYHLHGHTHFQRRNLSPSETRRGLTTIMNIFPYKIVEVNH; the protein is encoded by the coding sequence GTGAAAATCCTCGCCGTCAGCGATGAAGTGATCGAACGTTTGTATAACCTGTGCGCGAGCGGTCAGTTCAAGGAGGTGGAACTCATCGCAGGGTGCGGCGACCTGCCCTACACCTACCTCGAAAACATCGTTAGCATGCTGAACGTTCCCCTGTTCTATGTACCGGGCAACCATGACCCCGCATTCAGCCCGACGAATCCGCTCGCCCATGCGGAAGGCGGCTCAAACATCGACTTAAAACTGGTCCGCCATAAACGCTTTTTGATCGGCGGCTTCGGCGGCTCCATCCGCTACCGTCCGGATGGCGTAAACCAATATAGTCAGGCAGAAGCGTATTTCAGAGCCTGGCGCCTGCTCCCCGCTTTGCTGGTTAACCGCGTAAAATTCGGGCGCGCGCTCGACCTCCTCATCACGCACTCGCCTCCTTACGGCATCCACGATGAGGAATCACAGGCGCATCGCGGCATCCACGCCATCAACTGGCTTCTCCAGATTGCCAAGCCGCGCTATCACCTTCACGGTCATACCCATTTCCAACGACGCAACCTTTCACCCTCTGAAACGAGGCGCGGGTTGACAACGATCATGAATATCTTTCCTTACAAAATAGTGGAAGTAAATCACTAA
- a CDS encoding dihydrodipicolinate synthase family protein: MTTSHLLAGVYAAAVTPLKDASTLDLDSVPALANFLTDRGCHGIVLFGTTGEGPSFSSKEREDVMRALKENRPAGSRLIAGTGTPSLTETIELTKCAFNLGYDAVLVVPPYYFRKASDDGLFDWFSEVIRKAVPVDKFLIGYHIPPLIGVGFSVPLLKRLKDAFPNQFAGIKDSSHDADFARSVGDTFGADLLVLNGTDSFLQMAMEHHAAGCITAPANLISPDLREVWDLIQAGKDPNQAQARVTEKRHILEKYLPFPPALKALMHRLHGLPRWAVRPPLENLTEEKIESALDELAKVQPAG, from the coding sequence ATGACCACATCACACCTACTTGCCGGCGTGTACGCCGCGGCGGTCACGCCGCTCAAAGACGCTTCCACGCTTGACCTTGATTCTGTTCCGGCTTTGGCGAATTTTCTCACAGACCGAGGCTGTCATGGCATCGTTCTCTTCGGCACCACCGGCGAAGGACCTTCATTCTCCTCAAAGGAACGCGAAGATGTGATGCGCGCGCTTAAAGAGAATCGACCGGCGGGAAGCCGCCTCATCGCCGGTACCGGCACCCCGAGCCTGACGGAAACCATCGAATTGACGAAATGCGCGTTCAACCTGGGCTACGATGCCGTGCTGGTTGTGCCGCCTTATTACTTCCGCAAGGCAAGCGATGATGGGTTGTTCGATTGGTTCAGCGAGGTGATCCGCAAAGCCGTCCCGGTGGATAAATTCCTAATTGGGTATCACATTCCCCCGTTGATCGGAGTCGGGTTTTCCGTCCCGTTGCTCAAGCGGTTGAAGGACGCATTCCCGAATCAGTTTGCCGGCATCAAAGATTCATCGCACGATGCCGATTTTGCCCGCAGTGTTGGCGATACGTTCGGCGCGGATCTGCTCGTGTTGAACGGCACCGATTCGTTTTTGCAAATGGCAATGGAACATCACGCCGCGGGGTGCATCACCGCGCCCGCCAATTTGATCTCGCCCGATCTGCGCGAAGTGTGGGATTTGATCCAAGCCGGAAAAGACCCCAATCAGGCACAAGCGCGGGTAACCGAGAAGCGCCACATTCTGGAGAAGTATTTGCCATTCCCGCCCGCCTTGAAAGCATTGATGCACCGATTGCATGGTTTGCCGCGCTGGGCGGTGAGACCTCCCCTGGAAAATCTTACGGAAGAGAAAATCGAATCTGCCCTCGATGAACTTGCCAAAGTTCAACCTGCCGGTTAA